Proteins from a genomic interval of Equus quagga isolate Etosha38 chromosome 13, UCLA_HA_Equagga_1.0, whole genome shotgun sequence:
- the ABL2 gene encoding tyrosine-protein kinase ABL2 isoform X1, whose protein sequence is MGQQVGRVGEAPGLQQPQPRGIRGSSAARPSGRRRDLAGRTAEAGFNIFTQHDHFASCVEDGFEGDKTGGSSPEALHRPYGCDVEPQALNEAIRWSSKENLLGATESDPNLFVALYDFVASGDNTLSITKGEKLRVLGYNQNGEWSEVRSKNGQGWVPSNYITPVNSLEKHSWYHGPVSRSAAEYLLSSLINGSFLVRESESSPGQLSISLRYEGRVYHYRINTTTDGKVYVTAESRFSTLAELVHHHSTVADGLVTTLHYPAPKCNKPTVYGVSPIHDKWEMERTDITMKHKLGGGQYGEVYVGVWKKYSLTVAVKTLKEDTMEVEEFLKEAAVMKEIKHPNLVQLLGVCTLEPPFYIVTEYMPYGNLLDYLRECNREEVTAVVLLYMATQISSAMEYLEKKNFIHRDLAARNCLVGENHVVKVADFGLSRLMTGDTYTAHAGAKFPIKWTAPESLAYNTFSIKSDVWAFGVLLWEIATYGMSPYPGIDLSQVYDLLEKGYRMEQPEGCPPKVYELMRACWKWSPADRPSFAETHQAFETMFHDSSISEEVAEELGRAASSSSVVPYLPRLPILPSKTRTLKKQMENKENIEGAQDATENSASSSAPGFIRSAQVPSGSPALPRKQRDKSPSSLLEDAKETCFTRDRKGGFFSSFMKKRNAPTPPKRSSSFREMENQPHKKYELTGNFSSVASLQHADGFSFTPAQQEANLVPPKCYGGSFAQRNLCNDDSGGGGGSGTAGGGWSGITGFFTPRLIKKTLGLRAGKPTASDDTSKPFPRSNSTSSMSSGLPEQDRMAMTLPRNCQRSKLQLERTVSTSSQPEENVDRANDILPKKSEEGAPTRERPKAKLLPRGATALPLRTPSGDPAIAEKDSPGVGVAGVAAAPKTKERNGGARLGMAGVPEDGEQTGWSSPAKAAAALPTTHNHKVPVLISPTLKHTPADVQLIGTDSQGNKFKLLSEHQVTSSGDKDRPRRVKPKCAPPPPPVMRLLQNPSICSDPTEEPTAPTTGQPTSETQEGGKKAAPGAAPVSGKAGRPVMPPPQVPLPTSSISPVKMANGTAGTKVALRKTKQAAEKISADKISKEALLECADLLSSAITEPVPNSQLVDTGHQLLDYCSGYVDCIPQTRNKFAFREAVSKLELSLQELQVSSAAAGVPGANPVLNNLLSCVQEISDVVQR, encoded by the exons atcactttgccagctgtgtggaggatggatttgAGGGAGACAAGACTGGAGGCAGTAGTCCAG AAGCCTTGCACCGCCCCTATGGGTGTGATGTTGAGCCCCAGGCACTGAATGAAGCCATCAGGTGGAGTTCCAAGGAGAACTTGCTGGGAGCCACTGAGAGTGACCCTAATCTTTTTGTTGCACTTTATGATTTTGTAGCAAGTGGTGATAACACGCTCAGCATCACTAAAG GTGAAAAGCTACGAGTCCTTGGTTACAACCAGAATGGTGAGTGGAGTGAAGTTCGCTCTAAGAATGGCCAAGGTTGGGTGCCAAGCAACTACATCACCCCAGTGAACAGCTTGGAAAAACATTCCTGGTACCACGGACCTGTGTCGCGCAGTGCAGCGGAGTATCTGCTCAGCAGTCTAATCAATGGCAGTTTCCTGGTGCGAGAAAGTGAGAGCAGCCCTGGGCAGCTGTCGATCTCGCTCAGGTATGAGGGGCGTGTGTATCACTACAGGATCAATACCACCACAGATGGCAAG GTGTATGTAACTGCTGAGAGCCGCTTTAGCACCTTGGCAGAGCTCGTTCACCACCACTCCACTGTGGCTGATGGGCTGGTGACAACACTGCACTACCCAGCCCCGAAGTGTAATAAGCCGACAGTCTACGGTGTGTCCCCCATCCATGACAAATGGGAAATGGAGCGAACGGATATTACCATGAAGCACAAACTTGGGGGTGGTCAGTATGGAGAGGTTTACGTTGGCGTCTGGAAGAAATATAGCCTTACGGTTGCTGTGAAAACACTAAAG gAAGATACCATGGAGGTAGAGGAGTTCCTGAAAGAAGCTGCAGTGATGAAGGAAATCAAGCATCCTAATCTGGTGCAACTGTTAG GTGTGTGTACTTTGGAGCCACCATTTTACATCGTGACTGAATACATGCCATATGGAAACTTGCTTGATTATCTCCGAGAATGCAACCGAGAAGAGGTGACTGCAGTTGTACTGCTCTACATGGCCACGCAGATCTCCTCTGCCATGGAGTACTTAGAGAAGAAGAATTTCATCCATAG AGATCTTGCAGCTCGTAATTGCCTGGTGGGAGAAAACCATGTGGTGAAAGTGGCTGACTTTGGCTTAAGTAGATTGATGACTGGAGACACTTACACTGCTCATGCTGGAGCCAAATTTCCTATTAAATGGACAGCACCAGAGAGTCTTGCCTACAATACCTTCTCCATTAAATCTGACGTCTGGG CTTTTGGGGTACTTTTGTGGGAAATTGCTACATATGGAATGTCACCATATCCAGGTATTGACCTATCTCAGGTCTACGATCTACTGGAAAAAGGATATCGAATGGAACAGCCTGAAGGGTGCCCCCCTAAGGTTTATGAACTTATGAGAGCAT GCTGGAAGTGGAGCCCTGCTGACAGGCCCTCTTTTGCTGAAACACATCAAGCTTTTGAAACCATGTTCCATGACTCCAGCATTTCTGAAG AGGTAGCTGAGGAGCTTGGGAGAGCCGCCTCGTCCTCGTCTGTTGTTCCATACTTGCCCCGATTACCTATACTTCCTTCTAAGACCCGGACGCTGAAGAAACAGATGGAGAACAAGGAGAACATCGAAGGGGCACAAGATGCCACAGAAAATTCTGCTTCCAGTTCAGCACCAG GGTTCATTAGAAGTGCACAGGTCCCCAGCGGTTCCCCAGCACTGCCTCGAAAGCAGAGAGACAAGTCGCCCAGCAGCCTCTTGGAAGACGCCAAAGAGACATGCTTCACCAGGGATAGGAAGGGAGGCTTCTTCAGCTCCttcatgaaaaagagaaatgctCCCACACCCCCAAAACGCAGCAGCTCCTTCCGAGAAATGGAGAATCAGCCCCACAAGAAATATGAACTCACGGGTAACTTCTCATCTGTTGCTTCTCTACAGCATGCTGATGGGTTCTCTTTCACTCCTGCCCAGCAAGAGGCGAATCTGGTGCCACCCAAGTGCTATGGGGGGAGCTTTGCACAGAGGAATCTCTGTAATGACgacagtggtgggggtgggggcagtggcaCTGCTGGGGGTGGGTGGTCTGGCATCACAGGCTTCTTTACACCACGCTTAATCAAAAAGACACTGGGCTTACGAGCGGGTAAACCCACAGCCAGTGATGACACTTCCAAGCCTTTTCCAAGGTCAAACTCTACATCTTCCATGTCCTCAGGGCTTCCAGAGCAGGATAGGATGGCAATGACCCTTCCCAGGAACTGCCAGAGGTCCAAACTCCAGCTGGAAAGAACAGTGTCCACCTCTTCTCAGCCAGAAGAGAATGTGGACAGGGCCAATGACATTCTTCCAAAAAAATCAGAGGAGGGTGCTCCAACCAGGGAGAGACCAAAAGCCAAACTTTTGCCCAGAGGAGCCACAGCTCTTCCTCTGAGAACGCCCTCTGGGGATCCAGCCATTGCAGAGAAAGACtctccaggggtgggggtggctggagTGGCAGCTGCCCCAAAGACCAAGGAGAGGAATGGTGGGGCACGACTTGGCATGGCTGGAGTCCCAGAGGATGGCGAGCAGACAGGCTGGTCTTCTCCAGCCAAGGCTGCGGCAGCCCTCCCCACCACTCACAACCACAAAGTGCCAGTCCTTATCTCACCCACTCTGAAGCACACTCCAGCTGACGTGCAGCTCATTGGCACAGACTCTCAGGGGAATAAATTCAAGCTCTTATCTGAGCATCAGGTCACATCCTCTGGAGACAAGGACCGACCCCGACGGGTAAAACCAAagtgtgccccacccccaccaccagtGATGAGACTACTGCAGAATCCGTCCATATGCTCAGACCCCACGGAAGAGCCGACTGCCCCGACTACAGGACAGCCCACGTCAGAAacacaggaaggagggaaaaaggcGGCTCCGGGGGCAGCGCCCGTCAGTGGGAAAGCTGGGAGGCCTGTGATGCCTCCACCTCAAGTGCCTCTGCCCACATCTTCCATCTCGCCAGTGAAAATGGCCAATGGCACAGCAGGTACTAAAGTAGCTCTGAGGAAAACCAAACAGGCGGCCGAGAAAATCTCGGCAGACAAAATCAGCAAAGAGGCCCTACTAGAATGTGCTGACCTACTGTCCAGTGCAATCACGGAACCTGTGCCCAACAGCCAACTGGTGGACACTGGACACCAGCTGCTCGACTACTGCTCAGGCTACGTGGACTGCATCCCTCAAACTCGCAACAAATTTGCCTTCCGAGAGGCTGTGAGCAAACTGGAACTCAGCCTGCAGGAGCTGCAGGTGTCTTCAGCAGCTGCCGGTGTGCCCGGGGCAAACCCTGTCCTTAATAACTTATTGTCATGTGTACAGGAAATCAGTGATGTGGTACAGAGGTAG
- the ABL2 gene encoding tyrosine-protein kinase ABL2 isoform X2 gives MVLGTVLLPPNSYGRDQDMSFCCLCPETSETALPTLTDHFASCVEDGFEGDKTGGSSPEALHRPYGCDVEPQALNEAIRWSSKENLLGATESDPNLFVALYDFVASGDNTLSITKGEKLRVLGYNQNGEWSEVRSKNGQGWVPSNYITPVNSLEKHSWYHGPVSRSAAEYLLSSLINGSFLVRESESSPGQLSISLRYEGRVYHYRINTTTDGKVYVTAESRFSTLAELVHHHSTVADGLVTTLHYPAPKCNKPTVYGVSPIHDKWEMERTDITMKHKLGGGQYGEVYVGVWKKYSLTVAVKTLKEDTMEVEEFLKEAAVMKEIKHPNLVQLLGVCTLEPPFYIVTEYMPYGNLLDYLRECNREEVTAVVLLYMATQISSAMEYLEKKNFIHRDLAARNCLVGENHVVKVADFGLSRLMTGDTYTAHAGAKFPIKWTAPESLAYNTFSIKSDVWAFGVLLWEIATYGMSPYPGIDLSQVYDLLEKGYRMEQPEGCPPKVYELMRACWKWSPADRPSFAETHQAFETMFHDSSISEEVAEELGRAASSSSVVPYLPRLPILPSKTRTLKKQMENKENIEGAQDATENSASSSAPGFIRSAQVPSGSPALPRKQRDKSPSSLLEDAKETCFTRDRKGGFFSSFMKKRNAPTPPKRSSSFREMENQPHKKYELTGNFSSVASLQHADGFSFTPAQQEANLVPPKCYGGSFAQRNLCNDDSGGGGGSGTAGGGWSGITGFFTPRLIKKTLGLRAGKPTASDDTSKPFPRSNSTSSMSSGLPEQDRMAMTLPRNCQRSKLQLERTVSTSSQPEENVDRANDILPKKSEEGAPTRERPKAKLLPRGATALPLRTPSGDPAIAEKDSPGVGVAGVAAAPKTKERNGGARLGMAGVPEDGEQTGWSSPAKAAAALPTTHNHKVPVLISPTLKHTPADVQLIGTDSQGNKFKLLSEHQVTSSGDKDRPRRVKPKCAPPPPPVMRLLQNPSICSDPTEEPTAPTTGQPTSETQEGGKKAAPGAAPVSGKAGRPVMPPPQVPLPTSSISPVKMANGTAGTKVALRKTKQAAEKISADKISKEALLECADLLSSAITEPVPNSQLVDTGHQLLDYCSGYVDCIPQTRNKFAFREAVSKLELSLQELQVSSAAAGVPGANPVLNNLLSCVQEISDVVQR, from the exons ATGGTCCTTGGGACAGTTCTGCTTCCACCTAATAGTTATGGCCGAGATCAGGACATGTCGTTTTGCTGCCTATGCCCTGAGACCTCAGAAACTGCTCTACCCACCTTGACAG atcactttgccagctgtgtggaggatggatttgAGGGAGACAAGACTGGAGGCAGTAGTCCAG AAGCCTTGCACCGCCCCTATGGGTGTGATGTTGAGCCCCAGGCACTGAATGAAGCCATCAGGTGGAGTTCCAAGGAGAACTTGCTGGGAGCCACTGAGAGTGACCCTAATCTTTTTGTTGCACTTTATGATTTTGTAGCAAGTGGTGATAACACGCTCAGCATCACTAAAG GTGAAAAGCTACGAGTCCTTGGTTACAACCAGAATGGTGAGTGGAGTGAAGTTCGCTCTAAGAATGGCCAAGGTTGGGTGCCAAGCAACTACATCACCCCAGTGAACAGCTTGGAAAAACATTCCTGGTACCACGGACCTGTGTCGCGCAGTGCAGCGGAGTATCTGCTCAGCAGTCTAATCAATGGCAGTTTCCTGGTGCGAGAAAGTGAGAGCAGCCCTGGGCAGCTGTCGATCTCGCTCAGGTATGAGGGGCGTGTGTATCACTACAGGATCAATACCACCACAGATGGCAAG GTGTATGTAACTGCTGAGAGCCGCTTTAGCACCTTGGCAGAGCTCGTTCACCACCACTCCACTGTGGCTGATGGGCTGGTGACAACACTGCACTACCCAGCCCCGAAGTGTAATAAGCCGACAGTCTACGGTGTGTCCCCCATCCATGACAAATGGGAAATGGAGCGAACGGATATTACCATGAAGCACAAACTTGGGGGTGGTCAGTATGGAGAGGTTTACGTTGGCGTCTGGAAGAAATATAGCCTTACGGTTGCTGTGAAAACACTAAAG gAAGATACCATGGAGGTAGAGGAGTTCCTGAAAGAAGCTGCAGTGATGAAGGAAATCAAGCATCCTAATCTGGTGCAACTGTTAG GTGTGTGTACTTTGGAGCCACCATTTTACATCGTGACTGAATACATGCCATATGGAAACTTGCTTGATTATCTCCGAGAATGCAACCGAGAAGAGGTGACTGCAGTTGTACTGCTCTACATGGCCACGCAGATCTCCTCTGCCATGGAGTACTTAGAGAAGAAGAATTTCATCCATAG AGATCTTGCAGCTCGTAATTGCCTGGTGGGAGAAAACCATGTGGTGAAAGTGGCTGACTTTGGCTTAAGTAGATTGATGACTGGAGACACTTACACTGCTCATGCTGGAGCCAAATTTCCTATTAAATGGACAGCACCAGAGAGTCTTGCCTACAATACCTTCTCCATTAAATCTGACGTCTGGG CTTTTGGGGTACTTTTGTGGGAAATTGCTACATATGGAATGTCACCATATCCAGGTATTGACCTATCTCAGGTCTACGATCTACTGGAAAAAGGATATCGAATGGAACAGCCTGAAGGGTGCCCCCCTAAGGTTTATGAACTTATGAGAGCAT GCTGGAAGTGGAGCCCTGCTGACAGGCCCTCTTTTGCTGAAACACATCAAGCTTTTGAAACCATGTTCCATGACTCCAGCATTTCTGAAG AGGTAGCTGAGGAGCTTGGGAGAGCCGCCTCGTCCTCGTCTGTTGTTCCATACTTGCCCCGATTACCTATACTTCCTTCTAAGACCCGGACGCTGAAGAAACAGATGGAGAACAAGGAGAACATCGAAGGGGCACAAGATGCCACAGAAAATTCTGCTTCCAGTTCAGCACCAG GGTTCATTAGAAGTGCACAGGTCCCCAGCGGTTCCCCAGCACTGCCTCGAAAGCAGAGAGACAAGTCGCCCAGCAGCCTCTTGGAAGACGCCAAAGAGACATGCTTCACCAGGGATAGGAAGGGAGGCTTCTTCAGCTCCttcatgaaaaagagaaatgctCCCACACCCCCAAAACGCAGCAGCTCCTTCCGAGAAATGGAGAATCAGCCCCACAAGAAATATGAACTCACGGGTAACTTCTCATCTGTTGCTTCTCTACAGCATGCTGATGGGTTCTCTTTCACTCCTGCCCAGCAAGAGGCGAATCTGGTGCCACCCAAGTGCTATGGGGGGAGCTTTGCACAGAGGAATCTCTGTAATGACgacagtggtgggggtgggggcagtggcaCTGCTGGGGGTGGGTGGTCTGGCATCACAGGCTTCTTTACACCACGCTTAATCAAAAAGACACTGGGCTTACGAGCGGGTAAACCCACAGCCAGTGATGACACTTCCAAGCCTTTTCCAAGGTCAAACTCTACATCTTCCATGTCCTCAGGGCTTCCAGAGCAGGATAGGATGGCAATGACCCTTCCCAGGAACTGCCAGAGGTCCAAACTCCAGCTGGAAAGAACAGTGTCCACCTCTTCTCAGCCAGAAGAGAATGTGGACAGGGCCAATGACATTCTTCCAAAAAAATCAGAGGAGGGTGCTCCAACCAGGGAGAGACCAAAAGCCAAACTTTTGCCCAGAGGAGCCACAGCTCTTCCTCTGAGAACGCCCTCTGGGGATCCAGCCATTGCAGAGAAAGACtctccaggggtgggggtggctggagTGGCAGCTGCCCCAAAGACCAAGGAGAGGAATGGTGGGGCACGACTTGGCATGGCTGGAGTCCCAGAGGATGGCGAGCAGACAGGCTGGTCTTCTCCAGCCAAGGCTGCGGCAGCCCTCCCCACCACTCACAACCACAAAGTGCCAGTCCTTATCTCACCCACTCTGAAGCACACTCCAGCTGACGTGCAGCTCATTGGCACAGACTCTCAGGGGAATAAATTCAAGCTCTTATCTGAGCATCAGGTCACATCCTCTGGAGACAAGGACCGACCCCGACGGGTAAAACCAAagtgtgccccacccccaccaccagtGATGAGACTACTGCAGAATCCGTCCATATGCTCAGACCCCACGGAAGAGCCGACTGCCCCGACTACAGGACAGCCCACGTCAGAAacacaggaaggagggaaaaaggcGGCTCCGGGGGCAGCGCCCGTCAGTGGGAAAGCTGGGAGGCCTGTGATGCCTCCACCTCAAGTGCCTCTGCCCACATCTTCCATCTCGCCAGTGAAAATGGCCAATGGCACAGCAGGTACTAAAGTAGCTCTGAGGAAAACCAAACAGGCGGCCGAGAAAATCTCGGCAGACAAAATCAGCAAAGAGGCCCTACTAGAATGTGCTGACCTACTGTCCAGTGCAATCACGGAACCTGTGCCCAACAGCCAACTGGTGGACACTGGACACCAGCTGCTCGACTACTGCTCAGGCTACGTGGACTGCATCCCTCAAACTCGCAACAAATTTGCCTTCCGAGAGGCTGTGAGCAAACTGGAACTCAGCCTGCAGGAGCTGCAGGTGTCTTCAGCAGCTGCCGGTGTGCCCGGGGCAAACCCTGTCCTTAATAACTTATTGTCATGTGTACAGGAAATCAGTGATGTGGTACAGAGGTAG
- the ABL2 gene encoding tyrosine-protein kinase ABL2 isoform X3, whose protein sequence is MSFCCLCPETSETALPTLTEALHRPYGCDVEPQALNEAIRWSSKENLLGATESDPNLFVALYDFVASGDNTLSITKGEKLRVLGYNQNGEWSEVRSKNGQGWVPSNYITPVNSLEKHSWYHGPVSRSAAEYLLSSLINGSFLVRESESSPGQLSISLRYEGRVYHYRINTTTDGKVYVTAESRFSTLAELVHHHSTVADGLVTTLHYPAPKCNKPTVYGVSPIHDKWEMERTDITMKHKLGGGQYGEVYVGVWKKYSLTVAVKTLKEDTMEVEEFLKEAAVMKEIKHPNLVQLLGVCTLEPPFYIVTEYMPYGNLLDYLRECNREEVTAVVLLYMATQISSAMEYLEKKNFIHRDLAARNCLVGENHVVKVADFGLSRLMTGDTYTAHAGAKFPIKWTAPESLAYNTFSIKSDVWAFGVLLWEIATYGMSPYPGIDLSQVYDLLEKGYRMEQPEGCPPKVYELMRACWKWSPADRPSFAETHQAFETMFHDSSISEEVAEELGRAASSSSVVPYLPRLPILPSKTRTLKKQMENKENIEGAQDATENSASSSAPGFIRSAQVPSGSPALPRKQRDKSPSSLLEDAKETCFTRDRKGGFFSSFMKKRNAPTPPKRSSSFREMENQPHKKYELTGNFSSVASLQHADGFSFTPAQQEANLVPPKCYGGSFAQRNLCNDDSGGGGGSGTAGGGWSGITGFFTPRLIKKTLGLRAGKPTASDDTSKPFPRSNSTSSMSSGLPEQDRMAMTLPRNCQRSKLQLERTVSTSSQPEENVDRANDILPKKSEEGAPTRERPKAKLLPRGATALPLRTPSGDPAIAEKDSPGVGVAGVAAAPKTKERNGGARLGMAGVPEDGEQTGWSSPAKAAAALPTTHNHKVPVLISPTLKHTPADVQLIGTDSQGNKFKLLSEHQVTSSGDKDRPRRVKPKCAPPPPPVMRLLQNPSICSDPTEEPTAPTTGQPTSETQEGGKKAAPGAAPVSGKAGRPVMPPPQVPLPTSSISPVKMANGTAGTKVALRKTKQAAEKISADKISKEALLECADLLSSAITEPVPNSQLVDTGHQLLDYCSGYVDCIPQTRNKFAFREAVSKLELSLQELQVSSAAAGVPGANPVLNNLLSCVQEISDVVQR, encoded by the exons ATGTCGTTTTGCTGCCTATGCCCTGAGACCTCAGAAACTGCTCTACCCACCTTGACAG AAGCCTTGCACCGCCCCTATGGGTGTGATGTTGAGCCCCAGGCACTGAATGAAGCCATCAGGTGGAGTTCCAAGGAGAACTTGCTGGGAGCCACTGAGAGTGACCCTAATCTTTTTGTTGCACTTTATGATTTTGTAGCAAGTGGTGATAACACGCTCAGCATCACTAAAG GTGAAAAGCTACGAGTCCTTGGTTACAACCAGAATGGTGAGTGGAGTGAAGTTCGCTCTAAGAATGGCCAAGGTTGGGTGCCAAGCAACTACATCACCCCAGTGAACAGCTTGGAAAAACATTCCTGGTACCACGGACCTGTGTCGCGCAGTGCAGCGGAGTATCTGCTCAGCAGTCTAATCAATGGCAGTTTCCTGGTGCGAGAAAGTGAGAGCAGCCCTGGGCAGCTGTCGATCTCGCTCAGGTATGAGGGGCGTGTGTATCACTACAGGATCAATACCACCACAGATGGCAAG GTGTATGTAACTGCTGAGAGCCGCTTTAGCACCTTGGCAGAGCTCGTTCACCACCACTCCACTGTGGCTGATGGGCTGGTGACAACACTGCACTACCCAGCCCCGAAGTGTAATAAGCCGACAGTCTACGGTGTGTCCCCCATCCATGACAAATGGGAAATGGAGCGAACGGATATTACCATGAAGCACAAACTTGGGGGTGGTCAGTATGGAGAGGTTTACGTTGGCGTCTGGAAGAAATATAGCCTTACGGTTGCTGTGAAAACACTAAAG gAAGATACCATGGAGGTAGAGGAGTTCCTGAAAGAAGCTGCAGTGATGAAGGAAATCAAGCATCCTAATCTGGTGCAACTGTTAG GTGTGTGTACTTTGGAGCCACCATTTTACATCGTGACTGAATACATGCCATATGGAAACTTGCTTGATTATCTCCGAGAATGCAACCGAGAAGAGGTGACTGCAGTTGTACTGCTCTACATGGCCACGCAGATCTCCTCTGCCATGGAGTACTTAGAGAAGAAGAATTTCATCCATAG AGATCTTGCAGCTCGTAATTGCCTGGTGGGAGAAAACCATGTGGTGAAAGTGGCTGACTTTGGCTTAAGTAGATTGATGACTGGAGACACTTACACTGCTCATGCTGGAGCCAAATTTCCTATTAAATGGACAGCACCAGAGAGTCTTGCCTACAATACCTTCTCCATTAAATCTGACGTCTGGG CTTTTGGGGTACTTTTGTGGGAAATTGCTACATATGGAATGTCACCATATCCAGGTATTGACCTATCTCAGGTCTACGATCTACTGGAAAAAGGATATCGAATGGAACAGCCTGAAGGGTGCCCCCCTAAGGTTTATGAACTTATGAGAGCAT GCTGGAAGTGGAGCCCTGCTGACAGGCCCTCTTTTGCTGAAACACATCAAGCTTTTGAAACCATGTTCCATGACTCCAGCATTTCTGAAG AGGTAGCTGAGGAGCTTGGGAGAGCCGCCTCGTCCTCGTCTGTTGTTCCATACTTGCCCCGATTACCTATACTTCCTTCTAAGACCCGGACGCTGAAGAAACAGATGGAGAACAAGGAGAACATCGAAGGGGCACAAGATGCCACAGAAAATTCTGCTTCCAGTTCAGCACCAG GGTTCATTAGAAGTGCACAGGTCCCCAGCGGTTCCCCAGCACTGCCTCGAAAGCAGAGAGACAAGTCGCCCAGCAGCCTCTTGGAAGACGCCAAAGAGACATGCTTCACCAGGGATAGGAAGGGAGGCTTCTTCAGCTCCttcatgaaaaagagaaatgctCCCACACCCCCAAAACGCAGCAGCTCCTTCCGAGAAATGGAGAATCAGCCCCACAAGAAATATGAACTCACGGGTAACTTCTCATCTGTTGCTTCTCTACAGCATGCTGATGGGTTCTCTTTCACTCCTGCCCAGCAAGAGGCGAATCTGGTGCCACCCAAGTGCTATGGGGGGAGCTTTGCACAGAGGAATCTCTGTAATGACgacagtggtgggggtgggggcagtggcaCTGCTGGGGGTGGGTGGTCTGGCATCACAGGCTTCTTTACACCACGCTTAATCAAAAAGACACTGGGCTTACGAGCGGGTAAACCCACAGCCAGTGATGACACTTCCAAGCCTTTTCCAAGGTCAAACTCTACATCTTCCATGTCCTCAGGGCTTCCAGAGCAGGATAGGATGGCAATGACCCTTCCCAGGAACTGCCAGAGGTCCAAACTCCAGCTGGAAAGAACAGTGTCCACCTCTTCTCAGCCAGAAGAGAATGTGGACAGGGCCAATGACATTCTTCCAAAAAAATCAGAGGAGGGTGCTCCAACCAGGGAGAGACCAAAAGCCAAACTTTTGCCCAGAGGAGCCACAGCTCTTCCTCTGAGAACGCCCTCTGGGGATCCAGCCATTGCAGAGAAAGACtctccaggggtgggggtggctggagTGGCAGCTGCCCCAAAGACCAAGGAGAGGAATGGTGGGGCACGACTTGGCATGGCTGGAGTCCCAGAGGATGGCGAGCAGACAGGCTGGTCTTCTCCAGCCAAGGCTGCGGCAGCCCTCCCCACCACTCACAACCACAAAGTGCCAGTCCTTATCTCACCCACTCTGAAGCACACTCCAGCTGACGTGCAGCTCATTGGCACAGACTCTCAGGGGAATAAATTCAAGCTCTTATCTGAGCATCAGGTCACATCCTCTGGAGACAAGGACCGACCCCGACGGGTAAAACCAAagtgtgccccacccccaccaccagtGATGAGACTACTGCAGAATCCGTCCATATGCTCAGACCCCACGGAAGAGCCGACTGCCCCGACTACAGGACAGCCCACGTCAGAAacacaggaaggagggaaaaaggcGGCTCCGGGGGCAGCGCCCGTCAGTGGGAAAGCTGGGAGGCCTGTGATGCCTCCACCTCAAGTGCCTCTGCCCACATCTTCCATCTCGCCAGTGAAAATGGCCAATGGCACAGCAGGTACTAAAGTAGCTCTGAGGAAAACCAAACAGGCGGCCGAGAAAATCTCGGCAGACAAAATCAGCAAAGAGGCCCTACTAGAATGTGCTGACCTACTGTCCAGTGCAATCACGGAACCTGTGCCCAACAGCCAACTGGTGGACACTGGACACCAGCTGCTCGACTACTGCTCAGGCTACGTGGACTGCATCCCTCAAACTCGCAACAAATTTGCCTTCCGAGAGGCTGTGAGCAAACTGGAACTCAGCCTGCAGGAGCTGCAGGTGTCTTCAGCAGCTGCCGGTGTGCCCGGGGCAAACCCTGTCCTTAATAACTTATTGTCATGTGTACAGGAAATCAGTGATGTGGTACAGAGGTAG